One genomic window of Aethina tumida isolate Nest 87 chromosome 3, icAetTumi1.1, whole genome shotgun sequence includes the following:
- the LOC109608576 gene encoding N-acetylgalactosaminyltransferase 7-like, translated as MKEKMSKCIFVGHVPMGVKENIYEPENIQSENSECAVKNISTNNPRVVLEQCSNALGLNRSIPDSRLEECKFWQYPEKLPLTTVVIVYHNEVTSVLLRTINSVYTRSPKNILEILVIDDASTTVNNTQVQELMNSFGDTGRLIRNEKQMGITKCRNKAGEWAVGDVVVFLISNCEVGYNWLPPLIVPIQISWKLVLVPEFDTIDYKSLRYLSNKDACSREHFSTNFTIRNEPCPKSELWCRKHLTQPYTNTIFGDVFAINKAKFEGLGYLDEKIMTSSLSYLDFSLRWWRRDNFIHKSPCSRVGRIVLPRQNKKDELKIFKSLMDRKKDNNSRQSDRISNLQGTSKLFGNNETISQQYINS; from the exons ATGAAGGAAAAGATGTCCAAATGTATATTCGTCGGTCACGTTCCAATGGGcgtcaaagaaaatatttacgagCCAGAGAACATTCAATCGGAGAACAGTGAGTGCGCTGTAAAAAACATTTCGACGAACAATCCTCGAGTAGTACTGGAGCAGTGCTCCAATGCTCTTGGGCTAAACAGATCAATACCAGACTCCAGACTGGAGGAGTGCAAATTTTGGCAATATCCTGAAAAGCTGCCGCTCACCACAGTGGTCATAGTGTATCATAACGAAGTGACAAGCGTTCTACTCCGCACCATCAACTCGGTGTACACCAGAAGTCCTAAAAATATTCTGGAAATATTGGTCATTGATGATGCCAGCACGACCGTGAACAACACGCAAGTGCAGGAACTGATGAACTCGTTCGGAGATACTGGAAGACTGATTAGAAACGAGAAACAAATGGGTATTACAAAATGCCGAAATAAAGCTGGAGAATGGGCGGTTGGAGACGTCGTAGTGTTTCTGATTTCTAACTGCGAGGTGGGCTACAATTGGTTGCCGCCGCTGATCGTTCCCATACAAATTTCGTGGAAGTTGGTCCTCGTCCCTGAGTTCGATACAATCGATTACAAATCATTGAGGTACTTGTCCAACAAGGATGCCTGTTCCCGAG AACACTTTTCGACAAATTTTACCATAAGAAACGAACCTTGTCCGAAAAGTGAGTTGTGGTGTAGAAAGCATCTGACGCAGCCTTacacaaatacaattttcgGGGACGTTTTTGCAATTAACAAAGCCAAATTCGAAGGACTCGGATACTTGgatgaaaaaattatgacGTCAAGTTTATCTTATTTGGACTTCAGTTTGAGATGGTGGCGAcgtgataattttattcacaaatcaCCGTGCTCAAGAGTCGGTCGTATTGTTTTACCtcgtcaaaacaaaaaggacgaactgaaaatattcaagtCTCTAATGGATAGGAAAAAG